A single genomic interval of Mucilaginibacter boryungensis harbors:
- a CDS encoding amino acid permease produces the protein MKLFIKKPIKQLMAASAETEKSLKRTLGVGSLIALGIGAIIGAGIFVRTAAAAGEHAGPAVTISFLIAAAGCALAGLCYAEFASMIPIAGSAYTYSYATMGEFIAWIIGWDLVLEYALGAATVSIGWAQYFNEFLETFFHFHIPFQWCHSPFETSITTGGMYADQVGVHGIVNLPAIFIILLLTLLLIKGTAESAVVNNIIVIVKVAIVLMIITLGWHFINPANHTPYLIPADKGSVVTSTGTINYGDTFNHGWLGVLRGASVVFFAFIGFDAVSTAAQEAKNPQKDMPKGILISLVFCTILYVLFSHVLTGLAPYTDFLIKGKEASVTYAIKTFMPGYGWLASLVTVAILAGFSSVILVMLMGQTRVFYTMSTDGLIPSIFSKLHPKFRTPYKSQWLFFVFVSIFAGFIPDRIVGDMVSIGTLFAFVLVCLGIMILRNTDPNIERPFKTPMYMIVCPLGAAICLCMIASEGWENWARLIVWLLIGFVIYFGYSVKRSHVRKGVIDIPKDPINPKYVE, from the coding sequence ATGAAGTTATTTATTAAGAAACCTATTAAGCAACTGATGGCTGCATCGGCCGAAACAGAAAAAAGCTTAAAAAGAACACTGGGTGTCGGCTCGCTGATTGCCCTGGGTATTGGCGCTATTATTGGCGCGGGTATTTTTGTGCGTACAGCAGCGGCAGCAGGCGAACATGCTGGTCCGGCCGTTACTATCTCCTTTTTAATTGCAGCCGCAGGTTGCGCGCTGGCCGGTTTATGCTATGCCGAGTTTGCCAGTATGATCCCTATCGCCGGTTCGGCTTACACTTACAGCTATGCTACCATGGGCGAGTTCATTGCCTGGATCATAGGCTGGGATTTGGTGCTGGAATACGCCCTTGGCGCCGCTACCGTATCTATAGGCTGGGCACAGTATTTTAACGAATTTTTAGAAACTTTTTTCCATTTCCACATACCGTTCCAATGGTGCCATTCGCCGTTTGAAACCTCTATCACCACCGGCGGCATGTATGCCGACCAGGTAGGTGTGCATGGTATAGTTAACCTGCCTGCTATATTTATTATCCTGCTGCTTACACTGTTGCTGATAAAAGGCACGGCAGAATCGGCCGTGGTAAATAACATTATTGTAATTGTTAAAGTGGCCATTGTATTAATGATCATTACTCTGGGCTGGCATTTTATTAACCCGGCTAACCACACTCCTTACCTTATCCCTGCTGATAAAGGCAGTGTGGTAACCAGTACCGGCACCATAAATTACGGCGATACGTTTAACCACGGCTGGCTGGGTGTACTGCGCGGTGCAAGTGTGGTTTTCTTTGCCTTTATTGGTTTCGATGCCGTATCTACCGCAGCACAGGAAGCTAAAAACCCGCAAAAAGATATGCCTAAAGGCATCCTGATATCACTGGTGTTCTGTACCATCCTTTATGTGCTTTTCTCGCACGTATTAACCGGGTTAGCGCCTTATACCGATTTCCTGATCAAAGGTAAAGAAGCTTCTGTAACTTATGCTATTAAAACCTTTATGCCTGGTTATGGCTGGTTAGCTTCGCTGGTAACTGTGGCTATTTTGGCCGGGTTCTCTTCGGTTATCCTGGTGATGCTGATGGGGCAAACCCGTGTGTTCTACACCATGAGCACCGATGGCTTGATACCGTCAATTTTCTCTAAACTGCACCCTAAATTCCGCACGCCATACAAATCGCAGTGGTTATTCTTTGTGTTTGTATCGATATTTGCCGGCTTTATCCCCGACCGTATTGTTGGTGACATGGTAAGCATTGGTACCCTGTTTGCGTTTGTGCTGGTTTGTTTAGGCATAATGATACTGCGCAACACCGACCCGAACATCGAGCGTCCGTTTAAAACCCCTATGTATATGATCGTTTGCCCGCTGGGCGCCGCCATCTGTTTATGTATGATAGCAAGCGAAGGCTGGGAAAACTGGGCACGATTGATCGTGTGGTTGCTGATAGGCTTTGTGATTTACTTTGGTTATTCGGTTAAGCGCTCGCACGTACGTAAAGGCGTTATCGATATCCCTAAAGACCCGATCAACCCTAAATATGTGGAATAG
- a CDS encoding MarC family protein: MSSYFILDPKQILSVTMILFAIIDILGAIPIIIDLRQRVGHIESEKASVAVLVLMVLFLFVGEELLKIIGLDIPSFAIAGSLVIFIIAMEMILGIKVFKEEVSSTASIVPLAFPLIAGAGTMTTLLSLKSQYQTQNIIVGIVLNTIVVYLVLKNVKYLEHLLGKTGLDILRKAFGIILLAIAIKLFRSNTHL, from the coding sequence ATGAGCTCATATTTTATCCTCGATCCCAAGCAGATCCTGTCTGTTACCATGATACTATTTGCCATTATTGATATTTTGGGCGCCATCCCCATTATTATCGATCTGCGGCAGCGCGTGGGCCATATCGAATCGGAGAAGGCCTCGGTAGCTGTTTTGGTGCTGATGGTGCTGTTCCTTTTTGTGGGCGAAGAACTGCTGAAAATTATAGGTTTAGATATACCCTCGTTTGCTATTGCCGGTTCGCTGGTGATATTTATTATCGCTATGGAAATGATACTGGGCATAAAGGTGTTTAAGGAAGAAGTTTCCTCTACAGCATCCATAGTCCCCCTCGCTTTCCCGCTGATAGCCGGCGCAGGCACCATGACCACCCTGCTATCGCTGAAATCGCAATATCAAACCCAAAACATTATTGTAGGTATTGTGCTGAATACTATTGTGGTTTACCTGGTGCTTAAAAATGTAAAATATTTAGAGCATTTATTGGGCAAAACCGGTTTAGATATTTTACGAAAAGCCTTTGGCATTATCCTTTTAGCCATAGCCATAAAACTATTCAGAAGCAATACACATTTGTAG
- a CDS encoding sulfite exporter TauE/SafE family protein codes for MSVIVLTLIILIGAYFAGLLGSLTGLGGGFIIIPLLTLGLHVNIHYAIGASLVSVIATSSGSAAAYVKEGITNIRIGMFLEIATTIGALAGAMLALHVQTHVIAVIFGLILAFSAVMSFIKKVEVINAEGSAAATALRLNSTFPTPNGPVKYGVCNVGGGFFMMVFAGLISGLLGIGSGALKVLAMDTIMRIPFKVSTTTSNFMIGVTAAASAVVYLQRGYIDPGLSMPVVVGVLLGALSGSKILVHTTSSGWLRWLFTIVVGILAFQMIYNGLTGKI; via the coding sequence ATGTCGGTAATTGTACTTACTTTAATCATCCTTATCGGTGCTTATTTCGCCGGGCTGCTGGGTTCATTAACGGGCCTGGGCGGCGGGTTTATTATTATACCGCTGCTTACCCTGGGCCTGCATGTGAATATCCATTATGCTATCGGCGCTTCGCTTGTGTCGGTCATCGCTACTTCATCCGGCTCGGCGGCAGCCTATGTAAAAGAAGGGATCACCAATATACGTATCGGCATGTTTTTAGAGATAGCCACTACCATTGGGGCGCTAGCCGGTGCCATGCTGGCCCTGCATGTGCAAACGCATGTAATAGCCGTGATATTTGGATTAATACTTGCCTTTTCGGCTGTAATGTCGTTCATTAAAAAGGTGGAGGTAATAAATGCCGAAGGCAGCGCCGCGGCTACTGCGTTGCGGCTGAACAGTACGTTCCCCACCCCCAACGGACCTGTAAAATATGGTGTATGTAATGTTGGCGGCGGTTTTTTTATGATGGTGTTTGCCGGTTTGATATCAGGCTTGCTGGGTATAGGCTCAGGTGCGCTGAAAGTACTGGCCATGGATACCATTATGCGCATCCCTTTTAAAGTATCAACCACTACCAGTAATTTTATGATAGGCGTTACCGCGGCGGCCAGCGCGGTGGTGTATTTACAGCGCGGTTATATAGACCCGGGCTTATCCATGCCTGTAGTAGTGGGTGTATTATTAGGCGCGCTAAGCGGATCGAAAATACTGGTACATACCACCTCATCGGGCTGGTTGCGCTGGCTGTTTACTATTGTAGTGGGCATACTGGCATTCCAAATGATATACAACGGCTTAACGGGGAAAATATAA
- a CDS encoding DUF1634 domain-containing protein: MAAQPNFKDKDMQVAIGWVLRVGVIVSIAVVFFGGVVYLYRHGHSLTNYSTFNGVPDFVNPSGIINGILAFRGRAIIQAGILLLVATPVLRVCCSAIGFIAEKDWLYTAITIAVLLIIFISMLTGHAG; this comes from the coding sequence ATGGCGGCACAACCAAATTTTAAGGATAAGGATATGCAGGTGGCTATTGGCTGGGTGCTGCGTGTGGGGGTTATTGTATCAATAGCCGTAGTATTTTTTGGCGGGGTGGTTTATTTGTACCGGCACGGCCATAGCCTTACCAATTACAGTACATTTAATGGCGTCCCCGATTTTGTTAACCCCTCGGGCATTATTAACGGCATACTGGCCTTCAGGGGCAGGGCCATTATACAAGCAGGAATTTTATTGCTGGTAGCCACCCCGGTACTGAGGGTATGCTGCTCGGCAATTGGTTTTATTGCAGAAAAAGACTGGTTGTATACCGCTATAACTATCGCAGTGCTGCTGATCATCTTCATCAGCATGCTAACCGGGCATGCCGGTTAA